From one Candidatus Acididesulfobacter guangdongensis genomic stretch:
- a CDS encoding PhoH family protein, with translation MITGLTENVKLSSSFIYDLVNLYRLNIRISDDEIVKMSKAKISNPAINLHEQFYKAVLITHKKKVISPKTLNQKKYVDAIFENDIVIGIGPAGTGKTYLSMACAVNLFQKNIFDRIVLTRPAVEAGEKLGFLPGDISEKINPYLRPLYDALHEMLEFEKVVKLIEQDIIEVAPLAFMRGRTLNNSFIILDEAQNTTNEQMKMMLTRIGSGSKIVVNGDITQTDLPADKESGLITASNILTGIEGIKIVNFNKTDILRHKLVQNIIKAYETNEIHRNSKK, from the coding sequence ATGATTACCGGCTTAACTGAAAATGTTAAATTATCAAGTTCGTTTATTTATGATTTGGTAAATTTATATCGATTAAATATTAGAATAAGCGATGACGAAATTGTCAAGATGTCTAAGGCAAAGATATCTAACCCCGCAATAAATTTACACGAACAGTTTTACAAAGCCGTTCTTATTACTCATAAGAAAAAGGTAATTTCGCCGAAAACGCTCAATCAGAAGAAATATGTCGATGCCATTTTTGAAAACGATATAGTAATAGGCATAGGTCCGGCTGGTACCGGAAAGACTTACCTTTCAATGGCTTGCGCGGTAAATCTTTTTCAAAAAAATATATTTGACAGGATTGTATTAACAAGACCGGCCGTAGAAGCCGGAGAAAAATTAGGTTTTTTACCCGGAGATATTTCTGAGAAAATCAATCCGTATTTGCGTCCTTTATATGATGCGCTGCATGAAATGCTTGAATTTGAGAAAGTTGTTAAACTTATAGAACAGGATATTATCGAAGTAGCGCCTCTCGCATTTATGAGAGGAAGAACCTTGAATAATTCATTTATTATACTAGATGAAGCTCAAAATACTACAAACGAACAGATGAAAATGATGCTGACAAGAATAGGCTCAGGTTCAAAAATCGTTGTTAACGGAGACATTACTCAGACAGATTTGCCTGCCGATAAAGAATCCGGACTCATTACCGCAAGTAATATCTTAACGGGAATAGAAGGCATCAAAATTGTTAATTTCAATAAAACTGATATTTTAAGACATAAACTTGTTCAAAATATTATAAAAGCATATGAAACGAACGAAATTCATAGAAATTCTAAAAAGTAA
- the murJ gene encoding murein biosynthesis integral membrane protein MurJ, with product MAAGTQNKEILKNLSVVSFYTFISRILGLLRDVAIAYFFGAGYFTDAFFVAFRIPNLLRRLFGEGGISAAFIPVYSDNIVNKSKEQSEDLLMTVFTILFVILLILSLLGVIFSSFFVTITAPGFIGKHLEYDLTVFLTRIMFPYIILIGLTAFFAGILNVHGSYGPGAFYPIILNIVLILSALFLRSFFHFKIISLAIGVIIGGVLQLSSQIYYIKRKKIKLGFRFHIKNKDVKTVFKLLTPSLLGMAVIQLNLLFDTLLASFLPVGSISYLYYADRLYQFPLGVFAIALQTAIFPIMSASFARQNSEEIRHSFNFATSLMFFIIIPSSIGLILLRSQLVDIIYMHGLFNGFDARQTVSVLLFFIVGLWASALLKTVVPVFYSMKDTKTPVNAAIYALIINIILAVILMKIMGVDGLALASSISLIFNYFFLLNKINKKNKFKFNKEFFISFLKTIFAGIVMGALVEFVIIESMRFGLDLLFIIILALFTGILSYLGASAAVKNEMLEFLYNNILKKNKTNQI from the coding sequence ATGGCTGCCGGAACACAAAATAAAGAAATTCTAAAAAATTTATCGGTAGTTTCTTTTTATACGTTTATCAGCAGAATTTTGGGTTTGCTGCGCGATGTCGCCATAGCGTATTTTTTCGGCGCGGGCTATTTTACGGATGCGTTTTTTGTAGCCTTTAGAATTCCGAATCTTCTTAGAAGGCTTTTTGGCGAAGGCGGAATTTCTGCCGCCTTTATTCCTGTCTATTCAGACAATATTGTTAATAAATCTAAAGAACAGTCTGAAGACCTTTTGATGACGGTTTTTACGATTCTGTTTGTTATACTCCTGATATTGTCGCTATTGGGAGTTATTTTTTCCTCTTTTTTTGTTACAATAACCGCTCCGGGTTTTATCGGCAAACATTTAGAATATGATCTTACGGTTTTTTTAACTAGGATTATGTTCCCATACATAATTTTAATAGGTCTTACAGCTTTTTTCGCAGGAATTTTAAATGTGCACGGATCGTATGGTCCGGGCGCTTTTTATCCTATAATTTTAAACATAGTGCTAATACTCAGCGCACTATTCTTAAGGTCTTTTTTTCATTTTAAGATTATATCTTTGGCTATCGGCGTGATAATCGGAGGCGTCCTGCAATTATCGTCTCAAATTTATTATATAAAGCGTAAAAAAATAAAATTAGGATTTAGATTCCATATTAAAAATAAAGATGTTAAAACGGTATTTAAGCTTTTAACGCCTTCTCTTCTGGGCATGGCTGTCATACAATTAAATTTGCTGTTTGATACGCTGCTGGCGTCATTTTTGCCTGTCGGAAGCATTTCCTATCTGTATTATGCCGATAGACTTTATCAATTTCCTCTTGGAGTATTTGCTATTGCTCTGCAAACCGCCATTTTTCCGATCATGTCGGCTTCTTTTGCAAGACAGAACAGCGAAGAAATAAGACATTCCTTTAATTTTGCAACATCGCTTATGTTTTTTATAATTATTCCTTCAAGCATCGGTTTAATACTTCTTAGAAGCCAGTTAGTAGATATAATATATATGCACGGATTGTTCAACGGTTTCGACGCAAGGCAGACGGTTTCCGTATTATTATTTTTCATAGTAGGATTATGGGCATCTGCATTATTAAAAACGGTAGTTCCCGTGTTCTATTCAATGAAAGATACAAAAACACCGGTTAATGCAGCTATATATGCTTTAATAATTAACATTATACTTGCGGTCATTTTAATGAAAATTATGGGCGTAGACGGGTTAGCTCTCGCATCAAGTATTTCTTTAATATTTAATTATTTCTTTCTTCTTAATAAAATAAACAAAAAAAATAAATTTAAATTTAATAAAGAATTTTTTATATCTTTTTTGAAAACGATTTTCGCAGGAATTGTTATGGGGGCTTTAGTTGAATTTGTGATTATTGAAAGTATGCGCTTCGGATTAGATCTGCTTTTTATTATAATATTAGCATTATTTACAGGTATTTTGTCGTACTTGGGAGCATCTGCCGCCGTTAAAAATGAAATGCTGGAATTTTTATACAATAATATTTTAAAAAAAAATAAAACTAATCAAATTTAG
- a CDS encoding aspartate-semialdehyde dehydrogenase codes for MKKDKYNIAVLGATGLVGREMIEILQERKFPVNNLFLLASEHSAGELIQFSGTDYAVEPVSEDYFKLHNIDIVLSSPGAAASSKYSPIAAKEGAVVIDNTSFFRMDQDVPLIVPEVNPEDIKYFSKKNIIANPNCSTIQMLVPLKPIHDKYKIKRIVVSTYQSTSGAGKKAIDELFYETVDIINSKGEAAPPDKFPVQIAFNCIPQIDVFSEDGYTKEEIKMVKETHKIFHDENIGVCATAVRVPVMFCHGESINIETENAFDIKDVQLLLSNTKGVKIIDDIFSDNADERYPYQTMVSGSDDVYVGRIRRDLSIKNGINLWVVADNVRKGAALNAVQIAEILINNYI; via the coding sequence ATGAAAAAAGATAAATACAATATTGCGGTATTGGGCGCAACCGGTCTTGTCGGCAGAGAGATGATAGAAATTTTACAGGAAAGAAAGTTTCCGGTAAATAATCTTTTTTTGCTGGCTTCAGAACATTCTGCCGGAGAACTTATTCAATTCAGCGGAACGGATTATGCGGTCGAACCGGTGTCCGAAGATTATTTTAAATTACACAATATAGATATTGTGCTTTCAAGTCCCGGTGCGGCGGCAAGTTCAAAATACAGTCCTATAGCTGCCAAAGAAGGTGCAGTTGTTATAGATAACACGTCCTTCTTCAGGATGGATCAAGACGTTCCTCTAATCGTTCCTGAGGTAAATCCTGAAGATATTAAATATTTCAGTAAGAAAAATATAATTGCAAACCCCAATTGCTCTACAATACAGATGCTTGTTCCTCTAAAACCTATTCACGATAAATATAAAATTAAAAGAATTGTGGTTTCAACATATCAGTCCACTTCTGGTGCCGGTAAGAAAGCTATAGACGAATTATTTTACGAAACGGTAGATATAATAAATTCTAAAGGCGAAGCAGCCCCTCCTGATAAATTTCCGGTACAAATTGCATTTAACTGCATTCCGCAAATAGATGTTTTTAGCGAAGATGGGTATACCAAAGAAGAAATTAAAATGGTGAAAGAAACACACAAAATATTTCATGACGAAAATATCGGGGTATGCGCCACGGCAGTGAGAGTTCCGGTAATGTTCTGTCATGGAGAGTCTATCAATATTGAAACTGAAAATGCTTTTGATATTAAAGATGTACAATTATTATTGTCTAACACTAAAGGCGTAAAAATTATTGATGATATTTTTAGCGATAATGCAGATGAAAGATATCCCTATCAAACCATGGTGAGCGGGAGCGATGATGTGTACGTCGGCAGAATAAGGCGGGATTTATCAATTAAAAACGGTATCAATTTATGGGTCGTAGCTGATAATGTAAGGAAGGGCGCTGCATTAAACGCCGTCCAGATAGCCGAGATATTGATAAATAATTATATATAA
- the leuB gene encoding 3-isopropylmalate dehydrogenase: protein MMKLALFAGDGIGIEVTKEAVKVLKYLLDLNSINYEIEEGLVGGASFEAYGKPLTDETLKIAKDSDAVIFGAVGGTKWEPLPIELRPEKALLGLRYELDLYANLRPAKVYDDLIDASPLKKNIVSGTDMLIVRELTGGIYFGQPRGVEDMPDGSKKGFNTLVYTTKEIERIAKIAFDISMKRRKKVLSVDKANVLESTELWRNVVADVSKSYPEVELSNMYVDNCSMQLIKQPASFDVIVTTNMFGDILSDEASMVSGSIGMLPSASLNGKKGMYEPIHGSAPDIAGQNKANPLATILSVAMMLRYSFDEDNLADYIEKSVENVIKNGYRTPDIYSGAAGLKLVGTSQMGEAVLSELKNAVRA, encoded by the coding sequence ATGATGAAGCTTGCGTTATTTGCCGGTGACGGCATTGGGATCGAAGTCACAAAAGAGGCGGTAAAGGTCTTAAAATATCTGTTAGATTTAAACTCAATAAATTATGAAATTGAAGAAGGGCTTGTAGGCGGCGCTTCTTTTGAAGCGTACGGAAAGCCTTTAACCGATGAAACCCTTAAAATAGCAAAAGATTCAGACGCCGTTATATTCGGAGCGGTAGGAGGTACTAAATGGGAGCCTCTTCCAATAGAACTGAGACCGGAAAAAGCCCTTTTAGGGTTAAGATATGAATTAGATTTGTACGCAAATTTGCGTCCGGCAAAGGTGTATGATGATTTAATAGATGCGTCGCCGCTGAAAAAAAATATTGTAAGCGGCACGGATATGCTTATCGTTAGAGAACTTACCGGCGGGATATATTTTGGACAGCCCCGCGGCGTTGAAGATATGCCCGACGGTTCAAAGAAAGGATTTAATACGCTTGTTTATACTACTAAAGAAATTGAAAGAATCGCAAAGATAGCTTTTGATATTTCTATGAAAAGAAGGAAAAAAGTTTTATCGGTTGACAAGGCAAACGTTTTGGAATCTACCGAGTTATGGAGAAATGTTGTGGCGGATGTGTCAAAGAGCTATCCTGAAGTTGAACTGTCCAATATGTACGTCGATAATTGTTCCATGCAGCTTATTAAGCAGCCTGCATCGTTTGATGTCATAGTGACTACCAATATGTTTGGAGATATATTGAGCGATGAAGCTTCAATGGTGTCCGGCTCTATAGGAATGCTTCCTTCTGCAAGTTTAAACGGAAAAAAAGGTATGTACGAACCTATTCACGGGAGCGCTCCCGATATTGCGGGACAAAATAAAGCAAATCCGTTAGCAACTATTCTTTCTGTCGCCATGATGCTCAGATATAGTTTTGACGAGGATAATCTTGCCGATTATATTGAAAAATCCGTTGAAAATGTTATAAAAAATGGTTACAGAACGCCGGATATTTACTCCGGAGCGGCAGGTCTAAAATTGGTAGGCACATCCCAAATGGGAGAAGCTGTTTTATCTGAATTAAAAAATGCAGTACGAGCGTAG
- a CDS encoding 3-isopropylmalate dehydratase small subunit has translation MLLKGKVFKFADNIDTDAIIPARYLNDSDPENLRKHCMEDADPSFASKVNKGDFIAAGVNFGCGSSREHAPIAIKASGVPLVIAKSFARIFYRNSFNIGLLILEADTDSIDSEDVLEVDTDKGEIKNLTKNITVHAKPIPKFMAELVSAGGLMEHARKRVKKEGELKK, from the coding sequence ATGTTATTAAAAGGCAAAGTATTTAAGTTCGCGGATAATATAGACACTGACGCTATAATCCCTGCAAGATATTTAAATGATTCCGACCCCGAAAATTTAAGAAAGCATTGCATGGAAGACGCCGACCCTTCGTTTGCGTCCAAAGTCAATAAAGGAGATTTTATTGCTGCAGGCGTCAATTTCGGGTGCGGTTCTTCAAGAGAGCATGCGCCTATTGCTATAAAAGCATCAGGTGTTCCTTTAGTAATTGCAAAAAGTTTCGCAAGGATATTTTATAGAAATTCGTTTAATATCGGACTTTTGATTTTAGAAGCGGATACCGATTCTATTGATTCGGAAGATGTTCTTGAAGTAGATACGGACAAAGGAGAGATTAAAAACCTAACTAAAAATATTACAGTACACGCAAAACCTATACCTAAATTTATGGCTGAGTTAGTCAGCGCAGGAGGATTAATGGAGCATGCCAGAAAAAGGGTAAAAAAAGAAGGGGAACTTAAAAAATGA
- the leuC gene encoding 3-isopropylmalate dehydratase large subunit: MSNPLTITEKIILAHTDLESCSPGDIVSARVDIALGNDITAPIAIREFDTIGVCDVFDREKIALVPDHFVPNKDIASAKQAKTLREFAKKYNIKYYFESGEVGIEHALLPEQGIVLPGDLVIGADSHTCTYGALGAFSTGVGSTDLAYAMAFGEAWLKIPYSIKVVFDGKPNKWVSGKDLILFLIGKIGVEGANYMALEFSGTTFKHLTMADRFSISNMAIEAGAKSGIFEPDEITEEYVSGRAKRDYIIYKSDPDAQYLKTLKYDTAEINPQVAFPHLPENSVDVKEASAKNIKIDQSVIGSCTNGRIEDLRIAASILKGKKIAKYTRLIVIPATPEIYLMAEKEGLIDIFMNAGGVVSTPTCGPCLGGYMGILADGERAISSTNRNFKGRMGDITSEVYLANPAVCAASAIAGKISSPDEVV; the protein is encoded by the coding sequence ATGTCTAATCCGCTTACGATTACAGAAAAAATAATTCTTGCCCATACCGATTTAGAATCATGTTCTCCGGGAGATATTGTAAGCGCAAGAGTGGATATTGCATTAGGAAATGACATAACGGCTCCCATAGCGATAAGAGAATTCGATACGATAGGAGTATGCGATGTTTTTGACAGGGAAAAAATAGCGCTCGTTCCAGACCATTTTGTTCCAAATAAAGATATAGCAAGCGCTAAACAGGCAAAAACATTAAGAGAATTTGCAAAAAAATATAATATAAAATATTATTTTGAAAGCGGCGAGGTCGGCATTGAGCATGCTCTTTTACCGGAGCAGGGAATAGTGCTCCCCGGCGACCTAGTCATAGGCGCAGATTCTCATACATGCACCTACGGGGCATTAGGGGCTTTTTCAACCGGAGTGGGTTCGACAGATTTAGCTTATGCGATGGCGTTCGGAGAAGCATGGCTTAAAATTCCGTATTCCATAAAAGTTGTCTTTGACGGAAAACCCAATAAATGGGTGTCAGGTAAAGACTTAATACTGTTTCTTATAGGCAAGATAGGGGTTGAAGGAGCCAATTATATGGCGTTGGAATTTTCCGGCACAACATTCAAACATCTTACTATGGCAGACAGATTTTCTATTTCAAATATGGCAATAGAAGCCGGTGCTAAAAGCGGAATATTTGAACCCGACGAGATTACCGAAGAGTACGTTTCCGGTAGGGCTAAAAGAGATTACATAATATATAAGAGCGATCCTGATGCGCAATATTTAAAAACGCTAAAATATGATACTGCTGAAATAAATCCTCAGGTAGCATTTCCTCATCTTCCTGAAAACAGCGTGGATGTTAAAGAAGCATCCGCTAAAAATATTAAAATAGACCAGTCCGTCATTGGCTCATGCACCAACGGCAGAATAGAAGATTTAAGAATTGCCGCTTCAATCTTAAAAGGCAAAAAAATAGCAAAATACACCAGATTGATAGTAATACCCGCAACGCCGGAGATATACCTGATGGCTGAGAAAGAAGGACTTATAGACATATTTATGAATGCAGGAGGGGTTGTAAGCACTCCGACCTGCGGACCGTGTTTAGGCGGCTATATGGGTATCCTTGCAGACGGAGAAAGAGCTATATCTTCGACGAATAGAAATTTCAAAGGAAGAATGGGCGACATAACGAGTGAAGTGTACCTTGCAAATCCTGCCGTATGCGCTGCTTCGGCTATAGCCGGCAAGATATCGTCGCCGGATGAAGTTGTGTAA
- a CDS encoding 2-isopropylmalate synthase yields MAYDKNKRAIRIFDTTLRDGEQSPGASMNIEEKLNLARQLARLGVDTIEAGFPIASDGDFEAVKAIAQEIKNVEIAGLARANEKDIYRAYSAVKFAEKPVIHTFIATSDVHLKYKLKMTRETLLEKAANMVRYAKSFVEEVEFSAEDASRTELDFLKIVLEEVIKAGATRLNIPDTVGYATPFEFYNFIKDLKTKVKGIENIILSVHCHNDLGLGTANSLSAILAGANQIECTINGIGERAGNAALEEIVMALNVRKDIYNAETNIKTSELYRTSQLLTYTTGISVQPNKAIVGKNAFAHEAGIHQDGILKEKTTYEIMTPELVGRQSNELVLGKHSGKHAFKERLESLGYLLSEDEIDKAFIKFKALADRKKDIYDEDIDSLVAKNSKHFEKYELKYVNVVCGDTVTPLAMVKVAVDGDLKTSSEWGNGPVDAVYNSIRKITGSNCAVIGYEVKSIRGTTQAQGDVSVTIEDANIHFTGRSAHTDIVVASAKAYINCLNKHYVYNKNLENISEKECDSVYRA; encoded by the coding sequence ATGGCTTACGATAAAAATAAAAGAGCTATAAGAATATTTGATACTACACTCAGAGACGGGGAACAGTCTCCCGGTGCAAGCATGAATATTGAGGAAAAACTTAATCTTGCCCGCCAACTTGCAAGACTTGGAGTTGATACAATTGAGGCAGGTTTTCCTATAGCTTCCGACGGTGATTTTGAGGCTGTAAAAGCTATTGCGCAGGAAATAAAAAATGTTGAAATAGCCGGACTTGCAAGAGCTAATGAAAAAGATATATATAGGGCTTATTCCGCCGTAAAATTTGCGGAAAAACCGGTAATACATACATTTATTGCCACATCCGACGTGCATTTAAAATACAAATTAAAAATGACGCGCGAAACTCTGCTTGAAAAAGCCGCTAATATGGTCAGATACGCGAAGTCTTTCGTTGAAGAAGTTGAATTTTCTGCCGAAGATGCTTCACGGACCGAATTAGATTTTTTAAAGATAGTATTAGAAGAAGTTATAAAAGCAGGGGCTACTAGGCTGAATATTCCAGATACGGTAGGTTATGCAACGCCTTTTGAATTTTATAATTTCATAAAAGACCTAAAAACTAAAGTTAAAGGGATTGAAAATATTATTTTAAGCGTACACTGTCATAACGATCTCGGACTCGGAACCGCTAATTCTCTATCTGCTATACTTGCGGGAGCCAATCAAATCGAATGTACTATTAACGGCATAGGAGAAAGAGCCGGAAATGCGGCATTGGAAGAGATTGTTATGGCGCTGAATGTCAGAAAAGATATATATAATGCAGAAACAAATATTAAGACTTCGGAATTATACAGAACTTCGCAGCTGCTCACTTATACTACCGGTATTTCTGTTCAGCCTAATAAAGCCATTGTCGGAAAAAATGCATTTGCTCATGAAGCAGGCATTCATCAGGACGGTATTTTAAAAGAAAAAACCACTTATGAAATAATGACCCCGGAATTAGTCGGCAGACAGTCCAATGAATTGGTGCTCGGAAAACATTCAGGCAAACACGCGTTTAAAGAAAGACTTGAATCACTGGGATATTTGCTGAGCGAAGACGAAATAGACAAGGCCTTTATAAAATTTAAGGCGTTAGCGGACAGAAAAAAGGATATATACGACGAGGACATAGATTCGTTAGTTGCAAAAAATTCTAAACATTTTGAGAAATATGAACTGAAATATGTTAATGTTGTATGCGGGGATACGGTTACCCCGCTTGCTATGGTTAAAGTTGCGGTAGACGGAGATTTAAAAACATCTTCCGAATGGGGCAACGGACCGGTGGATGCCGTTTATAATTCAATAAGAAAAATCACCGGTTCAAACTGTGCAGTCATAGGTTATGAAGTAAAATCTATCAGGGGAACTACTCAGGCTCAGGGTGATGTCAGTGTTACTATTGAAGATGCAAATATTCATTTTACAGGAAGAAGCGCCCACACCGACATTGTCGTTGCAAGCGCCAAAGCATACATTAACTGCTTAAACAAACATTATGTATATAATAAAAATTTAGAAAATATTTCGGAAAAGGAATGCGATTCTGTTTATCGCGCATAA
- the pssA gene encoding CDP-diacylglycerol--serine O-phosphatidyltransferase has protein sequence MLSRNKGIYFFPNLITSLSLFSGFYSIINSIDGKFYIAGWLIVISILLDGLDGKVARITNTSSKFGIEYDSLSDLIAFGAAPSILVYIWQLKNFGKIGWALIFVYFIGAALRLARFNIQVNSVENKKFTGLPSPAAAGMAVFSIFVIAYFKVAVNEHIAMMVIMPLLGLLMISNISYYAMKDLSFFKKRPFEILALASLMVIIIIIKPVIMFFLIFFVYCFISPLLYFYLNNGKIKVKNEDKDI, from the coding sequence GTGCTCAGCAGAAATAAAGGCATATATTTTTTCCCAAACCTCATTACGAGTTTATCGCTATTTTCAGGATTCTATTCAATAATAAATTCTATTGACGGTAAATTTTATATTGCGGGATGGCTTATAGTAATTTCAATTTTACTAGACGGCTTAGACGGAAAGGTTGCAAGAATAACTAATACAAGTTCAAAATTCGGGATAGAATATGATTCTCTGTCGGATTTGATAGCATTTGGCGCTGCTCCGTCAATATTAGTATATATATGGCAATTAAAAAATTTCGGGAAAATAGGTTGGGCGCTCATATTTGTATATTTTATCGGCGCAGCGTTAAGGCTTGCCAGATTTAATATTCAGGTAAATTCAGTAGAAAACAAAAAATTTACAGGATTGCCTTCCCCTGCGGCAGCAGGAATGGCGGTTTTCTCTATTTTCGTTATTGCGTATTTTAAAGTTGCCGTAAATGAGCATATAGCAATGATGGTTATTATGCCCCTGCTCGGGCTTTTAATGATAAGCAATATAAGCTATTATGCAATGAAAGATTTAAGTTTTTTTAAGAAAAGGCCTTTCGAAATCCTCGCTCTTGCGTCATTAATGGTAATAATCATAATAATCAAACCGGTCATTATGTTTTTTTTAATTTTTTTTGTCTATTGTTTTATTTCGCCGCTATTGTATTTTTATCTTAATAATGGTAAGATAAAAGTCAAAAATGAAGACAAAGATATATAA
- a CDS encoding phosphatidylserine decarboxylase family protein: protein MKLIAKEGIKLIIFPLVCFVIFTSLYLILNISANGLQYIFAGFSAIFFILFLFSIYFFRDPERKASADKNEIISPADGKIIYAEKIYDERYLKKDVFKISIFMSLFNVHVNRIPISGNVIEIKYNKGKFFSANLDKASSENEYNAVILEIDAPDNAAGMSKNAYHKNGKTIIAFVQIAGLVARRIVCKINKGDRVVAGDRFGLIKYGSRMDLYLPSDFIAYVKVNDKVYAGETLIGRIS, encoded by the coding sequence ATGAAATTGATTGCTAAAGAGGGTATAAAGCTAATAATATTTCCTTTAGTGTGTTTTGTTATTTTTACATCTTTATATTTAATATTGAATATTAGCGCAAACGGTCTGCAGTATATTTTTGCAGGTTTTTCGGCAATATTTTTTATTTTGTTCCTCTTTAGCATTTATTTTTTTAGAGACCCGGAAAGAAAAGCATCGGCAGATAAAAATGAAATAATATCGCCTGCCGACGGTAAAATTATTTATGCAGAAAAAATTTACGACGAAAGATATCTTAAAAAAGATGTTTTCAAAATAAGTATTTTTATGTCGCTGTTTAATGTCCATGTAAACAGAATTCCTATATCCGGCAATGTGATAGAAATAAAGTATAACAAAGGAAAATTTTTTTCTGCAAATTTAGATAAAGCTTCATCGGAAAATGAATATAATGCGGTAATTTTAGAAATAGACGCTCCCGATAATGCAGCAGGCATGAGTAAAAATGCATATCATAAAAACGGCAAAACAATTATAGCATTTGTGCAAATAGCCGGACTTGTCGCAAGAAGAATAGTCTGTAAAATTAATAAAGGCGACAGAGTTGTTGCAGGTGACAGGTTTGGACTTATTAAATACGGTTCAAGAATGGATTTATATCTGCCGTCAGATTTTATTGCCTATGTGAAAGTCAATGACAAAGTGTATGCCGGTGAAACTTTAATAGGCAGAATAAGTTGA